A window of the Gossypium hirsutum isolate 1008001.06 chromosome A05, Gossypium_hirsutum_v2.1, whole genome shotgun sequence genome harbors these coding sequences:
- the LOC107943798 gene encoding CSC1-like protein HYP1, translating into MILSALLTSVGINLGLCFLFFALYSILRNQPGNIPVYSPRLFSERKAQEEDEFNLERLLPSPGWLKRAWQPSEDELLSITGLDAVVFMRIFIFCVRVFAFACVVGIFVLLPVNFSGDQLTIDFSNLPNKTLESFSISNVNDGSNRLWIHFCAVYVFTVFVCCLLYYEYNYISLKRIDHFYSSKPRSDQFTILVSGIPASAGSSFSQAVDNFFTEYHPSTYLSHTVVRRTSKIQSLVNDAEKLYRTLGRLKSTNSRQRHKREGFFGLFGQKVDLVDHYERKLEDIEDNVRLEQLSLGGEEIPAAFVSFKSRFGAATALHIRQGINPTEWVTERAPEPKDIYWPFFSASFVKRWMFKIVVVVAYIAVTILFLIPVVVVQGLTHLEQLETWLPFLKGVLNLTFVSNLITGYLPSLILQLFLSIVPPIMILFSSMQGSISHSQIEKNACTMLLWFTVWNIFFANVLSGSALSMVNIFLEPKKIPGLLGEVVPAQASFFIAYVVTSGWTSTTSELLRLFPLLYSFVQRLFMGKDDDEDDFEIPSIPYHSEIPRILFFKLLGVTYFFLAPLILPFLLVYCCLGYIIYRNQFLNVYAPKFETGGKFWPIVHNSTIFSLVLMHVIAIGIFGLKKLPLASSLTIPLPILTLVFNAYCRKRFLPIFKAYPTECLIKKDRKDQDDPTMTEFLEKLATAYQDPAMKAARYSRNDDGRSSPLLQGVEV; encoded by the exons ATGATACTTTCAGCCCTTTTAACTTCTGTTGGGATCAATCTTGGTCTTTGCTTTTTGTTTTTTGCTCTATACTCGATATTGAGGAACCAGCCAGGTAATATCCCCGTATATTCGCCTCGGTTGTTTAGTGAAAGAAAAGCTCAGGAAGAGGATGAGTTCAACTTGGAAAGATTGCTACCATCACCTGGTTGGTTGAAAAGGGCATGGCAACCGTCTGAGGATGAATTATTGTCAATTACAGGCTTGGATGCTGTCGTGTTTATGCGCATTTTTATCTTCTG TGTTAGGGTGTTTGCCTTTGCCTGTGTCGTTGGAATTTTTGTTCTTCTGCCAGTTAATTTTTCAGGCGACCAATTAACCATTGATTTCTCTAATTTGCCAAACAAAACGCTGGAGTCATTCAGTATTTCAAATGTGAATGATGGTTCAAACAG GTTATGGATTCACTTTTGTGCTGTCTATGTTTTCACCGTGTTCGTATGCTGTCTTCTGTATTAT GAGTACAACTATATTTCGTTGAAAAGAATTGACCATTTCTATTCTTCTAAACCTCGGTCAGATCAGTTTACGATATTAGTTAGCGGTATTCCTGCCTCTGCTGGAAGCAGCTTCAGTCAAGCTGTTGACAACTTTTTCACGGAGTATCATCCTTCAACTTATCTTTCACATACAGTGGTTCGCCGAACAAGCAAGATTCAAAGTCTTGTG AATGATGCAGAGAAGCTATATAGAACACTTGGTCGTTTAAAATCGACAAACTCTCGGCAAAGGCATAAGCGTGAAGGATTTTTTGGACTATTTGGTCAAAAAGTTGATCTTGTAGATCACTATGAGAGGAAGTTGGAAGATATAGAAGATAATGTGAGACTCGAGCAATTATCATTGGGAGGAGAG GAAATACCCGCTGCTTTCGTGTCATTTAAGTCGAGATTTGGTGCTGCAACAGCTTTGCACATCCGACAAGGGATTAATCCTACGGAATGGGTTACTGAACGAGCTCCCGAGCCTAAAGATATTTACTGGCCTTTCTTTTCTGCATCGTTTGTGAAAAGATGGATGTTTAAGATTGTGGTTGTTGTTGCATATATTGCTGTtacaattttatttcttattccaGTTGTAGTCGTGCAAGGTCTCACTCATCTCGAGCAGCTGGAGACCTGGCTCCCCTTTCTAAAAGGAGTACTAAACCT GACTTTCGTCAGTAATTTGATTACGGGATATCTACCAAGTCTCATTCTTCAATTGTTCCTATCGATTGTACCGCCAATTATGATACTCTTTTCTTCCATGCAAGGATCTATTTCCCACAGTCAGATAGAGAAAAATGCGTGTACCATGCTATTATGGTTCACCGTGTGGAACATTTTCTTTGCTAACGTACTATCAGGTTCTGCTCTCTCTATGGTCAATATCTTCCTTGAGCCAAAGAAAATCCCCGGACTACTAGGCGAAGTTGTTCCTGCACAG GCATCATTCTTCATTGCCTATGTTGTGACATCTGGATGGACCAGTACAACTTCCGAACTTCTACGTCTGTTTCCTCTTCTTTACAGTTTCGTGCAAAGACTATTTATGGGGAAAGATGATGACGAAGATGATTTTGAAATTCCTTCAATTCCTTACCACAGTGAAATTCCCAGGATTCTCTTCTTCAAACTTCTTGGTGTTACTTATTTCTTCCTTGCCCCACTAATTTTGCCATTTCTCTTGGTTTATTGTTGCCTGGGATACATTATCTATCGCAACCAG TTCTTGAATGTATATGCACCCAAATTCGAAACTGGTGGAAAGTTTTGGCCAATTGTGCacaattcaacaattttttcGTTAGTGCTAATGCATGTTATTGCGATCGGAATATTTGGGCTTAAGAAGCTTCCTCTAGCATCCAGTTTAACTATCCCTCTTCCAATTCTCACGCTTGTATTCAATGCATACTGCCGGAAGAGGTTCCTGCCCATATTCAAAGCTTACCCAACTGAG TGTTTGATAAAGAAAGACAGAAAAGACCAGGATGATCCAACCATGACAGAATTTCTCGAAAAATTAGCAACTGCATATCAGGATCCAGCTATGAAGGCAGCCCGATATTCCAGAAATGACGATGGGCGCAGCTCTCCCCTTCTTCAAGGTGTTGAAGTTTGA